The Candidatus Methylomirabilis sp. nucleotide sequence AGCGCCTTGCTGCTCGCCCCGGTGGGGGCGTGGGCCGACAAGCTCACAGAGCTCGAGCAGGCCTTTGAGACGCAGCAGAAGTCGCTGCAGCAGTTGCAACAGGAGATGAACCGGCTGCGGCAAGACCGGACCGCGCAACAGACAGAGATTGACCGGCGCGTGATGGAGGTGGAGAAGAAGGCTGCCGAGGCCGCAGCCTCGTCCCTGCTCACTGGGTATGAGCCCGGGAAAGGGTTCTTCCTGAAGTCCGCCGATGACCAGTTCCGACTGAACCTTGGCGGGTATATCCAGACGTGGATGCAAGTTGAAGGGTCGCGAAGGGAAGCAGAATACGATGGATTCGTGGCAGCCGGGAAGGCACGGCACACCCCGAGCACCTTTAAGCAGCGTCGCACCCGGATCATCCTGAGCGGCCAGCTTTACAAAGACTTTAACTTCCACATCGAGCCGGAGCTCTCCTTCGGCGCAACTGGACCTAACAACAGCGCCGGTGCCGCTACCGATAACAGTAATGGCGGCGGTGCGCGACTCGAAGCAGGATGGGCCAGCTACACCTATGCTCCTTGGGCAAAGGTGAAGGTCGGACAGTTCAGGGATATGTTCAGCCTCGAGATGATCACCGCCTCTCAGGACCTGGACTTCGCTGAGCGGTCGGTCGCCACCAGGGCGCTTGCCCCTGACCTGCAGCTAGGTCTCCAACTCTCGGGCAATGTGAAACTTGCCAACGTGCTACCTGTCTTCTATAGCGCGGGCGTCTTCAACGGCTGCGGTCGTATCGACCAGTGTAAAGGCGGCATTGACAATGACGGCGACAAAGAGGTTCTCGGTCGTTTTGCCTTTGCGCCCCCGATGCCCTTCGGGAATCTCACCATCGGCCTGAACGCCGATTACCGCACCTTCCGGATAGTAAAGAATAGTGGCGCGACCGATGTCAACGGCGTGACGACGCCTGTTGTCGGCACCTCGTTTCACCGCTTCAACCCGGTGGGTCCGACCGGAGTCGCACTGGCAGGCAACGGTGTCGGCGGGACCCAGAACGGCTTCCTGATCAACGGTAACCGTGTCACCGGCGGCGGCGATTTCGCGTTCGACTTCTACCCGTTCCTCGTCAAGGGTGAGTACCTCTACGCCACCCAGGAGCGCGACGCGTTAGGCGCCGGCGGCAGCAATCTCGATAACCTTATCATGCAGGGCGGCTATGGAACGGTCGGCTACTGGATCTTCGGTAACAAGCGCAGTGGCCTGCTGGCCATCGGTCGCTACGAGCACTTCCGCGTCGATGACCGCTCTGGCGCATTCAATGCGGCCGCGGGTACTAGCGAGAAGCCGATGGAGATGCGTTCCGGCACCGCCGGCCTGAACTGGTATGTTAACCCCAGCGTTCGGGTGCGGGCCAACTACATTGCCACCAGCCTCAGTCCACGTGAGAATATGACCGGGCTGAGCAATGCCACCTCAGATAGCAAGGTTGCTCATCAAGGGATCGCCGAGTTGCAACTCTTGTTCTAATCGGGTCATTGAGGCAGGGTTCGGCCGAAGCTCACCAACGTACCTGGTGAGCTTCGGCCCTCCTGCTTGAGGGCTCACGATACTTATCAAGCTTCTGATTCTCTCCGCAGTATACCCTATGCCTGAGATGACCGTGTGCCGCTTCTCTTGCTGGTCGTGGTAATCGCTTCCCTGAGCCCTCACATGCCTCGACGTGACCGCCACTACTCGATACTTTCTTCAAGAGCGAGAACACTTGACACTTTACTTAACAGTCTCAGTTGAATAAGGGAGGGTAGCTTCATGAAATTTGTCACATTAGCGAAGGTAAGTCCAGGAGCGTGGTCCAAATTGCAAAACGAACTTCCTGCCGCCTGCTACGAGGGGATGAAGGCCGCTTATGTCACCTATGGCCAATATGATCTTGTCATCGAATGGGAAGCCAAGGATTTGGAGATGGCAAATAAGGTTATGAAGCACATGGCCGGTTCAGGCCTGCTTACTTCTGAGACATTAGTGGTCGCCTCTACTCTGAAGGAATTCGGTACGATATAGCCCATTAACTGCCCCTGGGCATAGATTCGGAGCTGTCAATAGCTCTCCATATTGTTTAGTCACGGCTTGAGAACAACTGGAGATCCTAACGGTTTGAATGACCCGTTTCACCATACGCTCCTCGCCGTCCGTCACAATCCATCACGCTAGCTCGCACGTGTCCTTTTTCAGTCATTACCGGCGCTCGGAGAGGAGTGCGACAATCCGACCCGCTGTGCCGTTTCGTGCCGCACATGACGCAATTCACCTGCGCTCCCGCGCTCCTCTCGGCATACACCTCCGGATCGGATTGTGTCGACTCCTTCTCGTGGTATTCCATCCCAAGGCCCATACCGTTCGACTGCTCTAACACTGGAGAAGTTGGGCTTGACAAATTCATCAGCTTGCTTTAACGTTATATATATTGTTTAGTTTTAAGTGCAACACGATACTCACGGTTTTAGCGTTAGGACTGGATTGAACATGATCGGTTGTCCGCTCTTGTTATCTCATATAAATCGCGAAGTTCGACATTAGACGAGAAAGAACCGGTGGATTGATCAGCGACGTGAGAGTGCGATGATATACCGTGTGCAAGAGATGTGTCATTCCTTTGTCATAACGTTCTGTATACTTGACGCCCGGCCGGGGTGCGTGGAGATGATACCAAGGAGGTCATTGCCGTGAAAAAGCGTTACTTTCAGATTGCGAGCGTGGTCGCCCTGATCCTTGTTGTCTCGGCCGTGGCCTTCTTCCCATTTTACGGGAGCTCCCAGAAGGCCTCTACTCAGGTTATCTTCAGCGACTTCATGGATTTAGTGGAATCGGGACAGATCGCCGGAACGGCGATCTTCAACGAAAATACCCATACCATCTACTTCCATGTCACCTCGGGGCAGCACCTTCGGACTGTCTACAGCAAGGAGGCGACGGAGCCCTTGCAAGAGCTGTTAAAAAAGAAGGGTCTTCGCTTTGCGATCGAGCCACCAGCCGGCGGATCGATCTGGCTCGGCCTCTTGTTCAACTTCTTGCCGTTCCTCGTGATTATCGGCCTGTTTGTGATGATGGGGCGTCGGTCGCAGATGGGGGGAGGCGGCGGCCCGATGTCGTTCGGCAAGTCTAAGGCAAAACTGCACGACGCGACCAAGCCCAAGGTGACATTCGCAGACGTGGCCGGGGAGGAAGAACCGAAGGAGGAGTTGCTGGAGGTCATCGAGTTCTTGAAACACCCCCAAAAGTATCAGGTGCTGCACGCCAAGATTCCCCGGGGGCTTCTGCTGGTGGGGCCCCCAGGCTGCGGGAAGACGCTCCTCGCCAAGGCGGTCGCTGGAGAGGCAGGGGTCCCGTTCTTCTCGCTCTCCGGCTCCGAGTTCGTGGAGGTCTTCGTGGGGGTAGGCGCCAGCCGCGTTCGCGACCTGTTCGAACAGGCCAAAAAGAACGCCCCCTGCCTGGTATTCATTGATGAGATCGATGCGGTGGGCCGCCATCGTGGGGCAGGCCTCGGCGGCGGGAACGACGAGCGAGAGCAGACGCTGAACCAATTGCTGGTCGCGATGGACGGCTTCGAAGACAACATGGGGATCATCGTGATCGCGGCCACCAACCGACCGGACATCCTTGATCCCGCGCTGCTGCGACCGGGGAGATTTGACCGGCGCATCATTGTGGACAACCCGGACAGCAAGGGCCGCAAGGCGATCTTGGAGGTCCATTTGCGAGAAATACCTGTTGGACCTGACGTCAACGTCGACGTGCTCGCTAAGCAGACGCCGGGCTTCTCCGGTGCGGATCTGGCCAGCGTGGTGAATGAAGGAGCGCTCCTCGCCGCTCGGCGAGACAAGGACCGTGTCAGCATGGTTGACTTTGATGAGGCGGTCGAACGCGTGATCGCGGGGCCTCTGCGGCGCAGTCGCGCCCTGACTCCGAAGGAGCGTGAGATGGTGGCCTACCATGAAGCCGGGCATGCCATCCTGCGCAAGCTCCTGCCTAAGGCCGATCCGCCCCACAAGGTGACAATCGTCTCACGCGGGATGGCGCTCGGCTATGTCATGGGGGCGCCACCAGAAGACCGCTACACCCGTACGCGGTCCGAACTACTCGCGGAGGTCAGCGTCGGCATGGGTGGCCGCGTCGCTGAGGATTTGATTTTCGGCGAGATTACTACCGGAGCATCGAACGACTTTGAGCAGGCGACCGGCATGGTCCGCCGGATGGTGACCAATTTCGGCATGTCGGACAAGCTTGGTCCCGTCACGCTGGGCAGGTCGGGTGGGCCGGTCTTTCTCGGCCGCGATATGATCGACAGCCGAAACTATAGTGAAGAGATCGCCTACCAGATCGACCAGGAGGTCCGCCGTATCATCGACGAGTGCTACCAGGTGGCTCGGCAAACGATCGAGGCAAACCGGGAGAAGCTAGTGCGGGTGGCGAAGGCCCTGATCGAGCGCGAAACCCTATTCGCCGAGGAACTGGACGACGTCATGGCGGGAAAGGTGGTGGCGCTGGAGCCTTCGCGGCCAACCAGTGTTGAGGCAGGCCCAGAAACTGCGGCTGTGCCAACCGCACCGTCGGCGTCGCCACCAGCTTGACGGAGCTAAATGGGGCAGTCACTTCTTCTCCCTGTACCTCTCCAGGGGCTTGTGGTCGGGTCGCGTTGAGCCACTCTACGATATGCCTGTCCCATGAGGTCGGACTTGCCACTCTCTGTCAGCTCACCTACCCGTAGTAGCCAGATACCAGAACTTGGCTGAAGGCAGCGTATCAGAAGCATCTCCCTGAATTGGTGAATAAAAAACCCTCTCACGAACATCCGTGAGGGGGTTAATTTTTGTCGGTCGTTTAATACAGTAAAGCTCAGGCCACTTTCTTCCTTCGCCTCACATACAGTACGATACCGATGGCCGTACCTGCAACGATCGTTACCAGGGTAGCCGGACTGCTCACAAAGGTCGAAGCACCACGACCAGCAGTGTTGGTTGTCTTCAGCCCGACGGTGAAGGGAAAACTGAAGGTCGGGTCGTGGGCATGATACACTTCTTCCTCTGCTACGTTGGTGTGCTTTTGGCTCACCGCCACGGCCTCATCATGACTATGGCTTACCTCCCTCACTACACCACCGGCGAGGGATCCGCCGACGTGCTCATCGATCTCCACAACCGCCTTGTACTTCCCGGCCCTCGCAAACTCCGTCTCCGCTCTTACCACGCCAGAGGGATAGACTTGCTGTGGAATATACAGGACCGTTCCAGAGTCGCTGCGCTCTGAGGCCTCAACTATGCGGACGGCCACCGGGATCCTTCGAAGCACATCACTGATGAGATCAAAAGTCAGCGTCGTCTTTCCTGTTCTCGGTATGTCTCGGCAGTAGGACCGAAACTCTTCCTTCATCGCATCGACGTACCGCTTCAGATCCGCATCCTTGAGTTCCTTGAGCTGAGCCAACTGCGAGGCCGTTCCCGCTGTCGCATGTTGATAGGCGCTGAAGTGGACAAGATACTGCCCCTTTTCGCTTGAGCAGAGATCATTCTCGGTGATCCCACCCATGCTCCCGCCACCGTGAGCCCATGCCTGCGATGCTCCAAACGACACCAGCAGAACGACAAACCCAATCGAAGCCAACCGCTTCATTCCCCTACCCTACTTCCTTCTCCTTGCCTTCCTGGCCTTCCTGTTGCGACGCTTCCAGCCTGGCGAGATATCGAGATTTGTAGTGTGGAGGTTCCACCCGCTGAAATCTCCGAACAGAGAAATCAGCGAGTGGAACCCCACGCACCATTATGCCTGGTTGACTAAAGTCATAAGAACAAATATCAGCATTATCAGCAGCGCGAGATTCATCCCTTGAGCAGCGAATTCCATAATCGTCTCTCTCCTTTCGCTACTTGTACTGGCTAGTCGGTCGCCATTTGCCCCCGCCAGACAAGGCGGTTGCGCCACCCTCAAAGGACGGGATGACAGGTCCACCAACCTCCACAATTTGTCGGTTCTTGTCTGCATCAAAGAACTCAAGCAGGCCGCCGTATCGACTGTCTGAGTCATAGATCAACTCAGCCAGCCTCTGGTATTCCCATTCCGCATCGGTGGCATCCACCGATATTGTCGCGGTCTGACCAGGATTGATGGGACCGGCCGGCTCAACCTTGATCTTGAGCCGTGAATCCGGGAACAATGCCGGATCCCGGAATTGCAGATTGGCCGTGATGAATCCCCCCACATGCTGAGGCTTGCCCGAACCGTTCGTGACCTCGAGGACCATCCCAAGAGAACGCCCAGGCACAGTATAGACCGCAGTGATAGGTCTGGCCTTTATGGTCGCATGGGCATACGGCGTAAACTCCGTCGTGGGCTTCAGCTCAGGCGCATGCATTCTACCTGTCTGCAGTGGAATCGTAATGGGGAAGGCACCGTTGGTCGTGACGTAGCCGATGGCCACAATGACGACCGTCGCAACAACGAGAACCATTGCCAACGTCCGATCGCCGGCACTGACAAGCTCCTCCTCAGGCACAACCCCCACCTGGAAGAGACGCCGAACAAACGGCCGCCTCACCCACCACACCAGCCAGAAGACCCCCATGAAGGTCCACAGGAGCCACCAACCGATGATCCGACTTCGTCCATAGGTTTCCATATCTACCGTCTGGCCATCGATGGTCGTGATCGTGTTGGTAAAGTTGCTCCAATCGCCGTCGACCGTGACAAATTCGCCTCCACCGACCAGAGGCCCTCCACCCTCGATATTCACCATCGGGTGGACGTGATAGGTCCCGGTAACCCGCCCCATAATACCCATTCTATAATCATAGTCTCCACCGAGTACCGTACTGGTGGCGTTAATGACAGGCATGCCATTCATCCATGCCTCTTTCTTGAGCATTGATGGGCCTGGCACAGAGTAGTGCAGAAAGATCGACTCGGGGAGATTGACGGCCCTCGGCCATTCACTGAATGTGTGGAACTTCCCGGTGAGGTCCATCGTCTCACCAGGCTTGACTCGGGCCTTTGACCATTTCGTATCATAAAATGTTATCGTGCGCATCCGCATAAACGGCTCCTGCGACCGCTCACCATGGGCCCATGCCGTTGCCGCGGACAGAGCGATCGATCCCATGATGATCGCCGACAACGCCGCTCGTCCTATCCTCATCGTTGTCCTCCCAAATTCGTGGGTAAGAGTCAACTTATCGCATCGCCACATGGGGTATTCTCTCGCTTGCAGACCCGCTTCGAGAAACCCCACGGCCCGCGTCAATGATAGCTACGTCCGCGAGAGCCATACCGGCTTGC carries:
- a CDS encoding porin, yielding MAQRKSWVRGVVLGSALLLAPVGAWADKLTELEQAFETQQKSLQQLQQEMNRLRQDRTAQQTEIDRRVMEVEKKAAEAAASSLLTGYEPGKGFFLKSADDQFRLNLGGYIQTWMQVEGSRREAEYDGFVAAGKARHTPSTFKQRRTRIILSGQLYKDFNFHIEPELSFGATGPNNSAGAATDNSNGGGARLEAGWASYTYAPWAKVKVGQFRDMFSLEMITASQDLDFAERSVATRALAPDLQLGLQLSGNVKLANVLPVFYSAGVFNGCGRIDQCKGGIDNDGDKEVLGRFAFAPPMPFGNLTIGLNADYRTFRIVKNSGATDVNGVTTPVVGTSFHRFNPVGPTGVALAGNGVGGTQNGFLINGNRVTGGGDFAFDFYPFLVKGEYLYATQERDALGAGGSNLDNLIMQGGYGTVGYWIFGNKRSGLLAIGRYEHFRVDDRSGAFNAAAGTSEKPMEMRSGTAGLNWYVNPSVRVRANYIATSLSPRENMTGLSNATSDSKVAHQGIAELQLLF
- a CDS encoding GYD domain-containing protein, yielding MKFVTLAKVSPGAWSKLQNELPAACYEGMKAAYVTYGQYDLVIEWEAKDLEMANKVMKHMAGSGLLTSETLVVASTLKEFGTI
- the ftsH gene encoding ATP-dependent zinc metalloprotease FtsH, with protein sequence MKKRYFQIASVVALILVVSAVAFFPFYGSSQKASTQVIFSDFMDLVESGQIAGTAIFNENTHTIYFHVTSGQHLRTVYSKEATEPLQELLKKKGLRFAIEPPAGGSIWLGLLFNFLPFLVIIGLFVMMGRRSQMGGGGGPMSFGKSKAKLHDATKPKVTFADVAGEEEPKEELLEVIEFLKHPQKYQVLHAKIPRGLLLVGPPGCGKTLLAKAVAGEAGVPFFSLSGSEFVEVFVGVGASRVRDLFEQAKKNAPCLVFIDEIDAVGRHRGAGLGGGNDEREQTLNQLLVAMDGFEDNMGIIVIAATNRPDILDPALLRPGRFDRRIIVDNPDSKGRKAILEVHLREIPVGPDVNVDVLAKQTPGFSGADLASVVNEGALLAARRDKDRVSMVDFDEAVERVIAGPLRRSRALTPKEREMVAYHEAGHAILRKLLPKADPPHKVTIVSRGMALGYVMGAPPEDRYTRTRSELLAEVSVGMGGRVAEDLIFGEITTGASNDFEQATGMVRRMVTNFGMSDKLGPVTLGRSGGPVFLGRDMIDSRNYSEEIAYQIDQEVRRIIDECYQVARQTIEANREKLVRVAKALIERETLFAEELDDVMAGKVVALEPSRPTSVEAGPETAAVPTAPSASPPA
- the amoB gene encoding bacterial ammonia monooxygenase, subunit AmoB, with amino-acid sequence MRIGRAALSAIIMGSIALSAATAWAHGERSQEPFMRMRTITFYDTKWSKARVKPGETMDLTGKFHTFSEWPRAVNLPESIFLHYSVPGPSMLKKEAWMNGMPVINATSTVLGGDYDYRMGIMGRVTGTYHVHPMVNIEGGGPLVGGGEFVTVDGDWSNFTNTITTIDGQTVDMETYGRSRIIGWWLLWTFMGVFWLVWWVRRPFVRRLFQVGVVPEEELVSAGDRTLAMVLVVATVVIVAIGYVTTNGAFPITIPLQTGRMHAPELKPTTEFTPYAHATIKARPITAVYTVPGRSLGMVLEVTNGSGKPQHVGGFITANLQFRDPALFPDSRLKIKVEPAGPINPGQTATISVDATDAEWEYQRLAELIYDSDSRYGGLLEFFDADKNRQIVEVGGPVIPSFEGGATALSGGGKWRPTSQYK